The sequence below is a genomic window from Lolium perenne isolate Kyuss_39 chromosome 4, Kyuss_2.0, whole genome shotgun sequence.
ACACACAAAGTCAGGCTCCACAGTTGCCCCTCCTGAAGCTGAAATAGAACTCGTTCATATTGATGATGACACCATGGTCGGAGGCGACAATGTTATCGCAAATGTATGTTCCGGTTCTGGCATGGGGGAAATTGAACAGAGGTAATGGAGGTCGAAGAAAAAGGCCGAAGCTCCGTCCAAGGATATCGTACTGCCAACAGGTCAACTCAAACTTGCTCGAACCAACTTCCCTTCGTTCTTCCCTACCATCAAGCGAGTGTCCTGGGACTAGAGGTACAATGTTATCTAAGAAATGTCAAAGGATGTTTGGGGTAAGCCGGAGGATCCTAGGACGAGAGGTACAACTTTCACTCCGTGTCGGCTCGCCATCTCCGAGGCAGACGAGGGCTCCATGGAGGCGTTACCGGAGAACTTCCCGTAGGACGTGGCCTACGAGGCACACTTCTTCGTGGAGAATAGAAGGCAGCGGGAGGCCGAGAAAGGCGGCAAAGAGGGCAAGGAAGGCCATCATCCTAGCGCAGCTTGAGGGGGAGACAACCATCGCTGCCGATCGCCCAAGGTGGGACGACCAGTGGTCAACCAACATACGATAGTTCGTCGGTCGATGAAGAGAAGTTTAGGATTTATTTCATGTTTAATCGTATTTAAAGTTTTAGAACtatgtaatatatttgcttttcATTCTATTTTAGTCGCAATGTTTGATCTTTATTTGATGTAACTTTGCAGCAAAACCTATTCCAGCGCTGCATTTTAGCAAGTTTGGTAAAGCGCTCCTTCACGCAGCATCTGGTGAAGCTATCGCCTACCCGGCGCGCTCAAAAAGCAAAACATGCACCCAATATAAAAAATCAGCGCACTGATTTTTTAGGCACCTATTGAAGTTTCTCTTCTCACAATTCTGCAGGTATAACTAGTCGGTTCAGAATAAAAATATTTATAAAGTTAGCAATTTTCATAAATGGAACAAGAAAGGTCCTGCAGAAAATAGACTAAACACATACGAGGAAACAATAATAGTCatttgaaattataaaaaaaagaggAGCACTTGTTGTAGAAAAGTACATTGTGATTGTGATCATAAGTAAGGCATACGCTCAATATAGAGAAGTTGTTTGCGAAGGCTCTACTTTTTTGGCTGACGATTAAGGGAAGACAACGGTCCGAGAAAGTTCTCCTCTTCATACACGGTTAAGTAAACCGTGTGTTGTGGAGGCTCATCGCTTACTCTTGCATAGTGATGTTTAGACAAGCCCCGTGTGAAGATCTATTCTATAGTAGTGATTTCCAATTGTGTGACCGAAACACCCGCCATACCCCATGTGTGTAAGTACAACAGTATTTCCAATTATACAATATGTCATTTCTTTGTTTTGTCTCCAGCAATTAACTATTTGCATGCTCCAACAATTAGTTTTCTCTCTGATGATATCATCAAATCTTAGTTGCAACCTCATCACTAGCATGGATCACGAAATGCGTCGTTCAAGCACCCCATTTGCAATTGAAAATATTTTAATTGCAATCTAGTTTGCAATTGAAAAAAAACTCAACCACAACCCAACTTGCAAGTCAAGTGTAGGAATCACGATATGAATCTGATGGTGCAGggctcactactaggaaaaccgtAAATTAAACATATAATAATGCATGACTAAGATATGTCAACTCGTGCAATAAACAAAAAAGTGTTGTCCTTCTACAAAAATGCTTTTCTTATTTAAGACAAGGTAAATCCTTGTTTTCTCATCAAACTCAACAATCGTCTTACAAAATGCCACCATTGTACTCCCAAGCTGAAGGATCACCATCGGGCACACGTGTCCTTATATTCATATAGAGCCATGCAGTGTTCCTTTGTTGTCAAGAAAAGCACCTGTACCAATCAAAAATTAAAGTTCGCATTTACGTTGAACCGATTGCCGCCCGGATGATATCCTTTCGATGCTGGTGTACCGAATGTTGTCCTCCGTCAGCCATGGCATCATCTCGAGGAACTGTTCCTGTTCGTAGTATTCAGATATCTCCATTAAACGGAGCCTCGGCGTGGAGACGCCAATACACAGCCTCTCGTCTGAGCAATCCGTATCGAAAAACATCGTCTCGTCAGATTGGCATTGGACGAGGGCCAGGCGCTCGAGCGAAGCCGACGCGAGGGTATCGCCCCGAAGGCGGCAGCGCACGAGGGCGAGGCTCTGCAGCGCCGGGCAGCGCGAGAAGTCGAGGAGGCCGTCGAAGAGGCAGACGGCGTCGAGATGCACCGTCGTGAGGTGCAGGGAGGCGAACGCCAAGTCAGACCGCGGCAGCCAAGGTACCCAGTCGTCCTCCAAACGGACCTTCAGTAAGCGGGCGCGGCGATCTGCGGACAGCGCGTAGCTGACCCAAAGGTCCATGTGGCGGTCGACCTCGCCGCGCCAGCCTTCGTACTCGTAGTCAGGGTCGTTGTACGGCGGATCCGGTTGTATCACCAGGCCGTCGGCGTCGATGTCGAACGAGTGCAGCGGCAGCGTGTCGCGGTGGACGATCAGGCTGTTGACGAAGAACCGGAAGTCGTTGCCCTTGCCGCGGACGCGAATGGCGGGGGTGGATCTCCAGAGGTGACGCCAGCGGCGGAAGACGAGGGATGAGTTTACGGCCTCCCGCGACGGCAGGAAGGAGAGCACGTGGTTCAGGAGCTCATCCGGCAGCGCGTCGAATAGGTCGCCGCCGCTCATTTTTTGATAGATCCGTGCTGCGGCCTGCGGTTCTGGCAACATGGAGGGGGAGATAGTCGAGGATGGTAGTATATAGGCAGAGCATTAATTTGCTTTACATGCAAATCAAACACTACCAAAAAAAGTTCGGTATGATTTGCAGCCTCGTAATTCGATCGCATTCCGTTGGTTAACCTCGCCGAAGGTACGATGGGAGTTCTTTTGGAGTATCCGGTCGAATGCGTAGAGTGGCAGCGATTAGCTTCCTTCAGTCATGATATGTTTCCAAACTGCGTTTTTTGTACTTAGCATTTTTTTTTTGCCAGCACGGACACGCTTTTTGTTGTGATTGATGGTAGAATCGTTTTTTTTTTCATCATGCATGAAAACACATTCCGCCCATGCATGTGGTGGTGCTGGGACGGGGCTTGCCTGCGCCCCGCTCGTGCGCCCATCCGTGCGGCGCAGCCGTTTCTCACGCATCGAACGGCCCTTTTCTTTTCGTCTCCACTTGTCTCTTTTCTGTTAAAAAAAATCGCAAACAATACAAACCTAATACGTACATGTCTCCTCGCTAATATATATCCTCTGCAAATCCTGCGATGGTGGTGATCTGGTTCACGAGGTGCTCGTGCGGCTGCCGACGAGGTCGCTCGCGAGGCTCCGTTGCATCTACCAGGCCTGCAACAACCTCATCTCATTGGGCACCTTCGAGGAGAGCCATGGTGGGTACAGTCAACCGGAGGTACTGCCCAACCTCGTCTCTGGCGTGGCGGCCTACGTAGTAAGCTGCGTTTGAAACCTCGACCATGATCCATGGCCATGGACATCACCGTCCTTCTCCTTGCGCAACTCCCGCCCCTTAACAGCCTTCTCTCCCCGATCTCACCAAATCGCCATCTCCTCCGACTGCTTGTACACAGCCACCGCGCTGCCGCGGGCGCCATCAAGGGCCATGGGCAACGGGCTTGCGGACGAGACCACCGTGTAGACTGGCGTCTACGGCTCCTGCCCTTGGACCGTGGACGACGCGGATGTGCGTGAGGAGGGAAGCTCATGAAGTTCGCGGCCGCCGCCCCGTTCCTCCCGCCGGCGGAGCCAAGCTTGCACACCCTGTGACAGTTACTATGCAGAATGTAACCGGCGTCGGCCTAGCCGGTTAGCGGTCTAGCTGCATCTCGCCAGGTAAGGTGATCGGTGCCACCTTCCGTCTCCAAGGGAGCCGCCGCGAGCCAGCAGTTCGATGACTCGGGCACTCAGCCAAATACGGCGAATACGAAGAGACTTGTATTGTATTGCAATCCGTATTAGTTTTATTCTTGCAGGAAATATCGGTCCGGTAAAAGGAAAAACGATCAAAGCAGTCGTCCGATGTGCGCCATGTAGAAAGGCCGCCCCGTCCGTGGTGCTGGGTGACGAGAAATGTGGTTGTCCCCTGGATGGGATGGCACATCCCGTGCATGGCCCACACTCTCTCACTCTCTCACTTTCCTTTTTTCTGATATTTTGTCTCTTAGATTTCTTTTTCTCTCAAACTAGTAGATCTAGATTTATAAATTAAAAGTTTTGTAGGTTTTGAATCAAAAGTTCAATTTTCAAACCGTTTGAATATTTGAGTTTCTAGTGAAGGGGCTACAAAACAAGACCAATATTAAATATATTTTAATGATTTTTGAAAACTAACTTGTGAAGCTTAATGAAACTTAATTTAAACCTAGTGAAACTTGTTGCAAATTTTCTTTAAAACACAATGTTTCATTTTAttgactccttcttcatgaacatGATGACTTTTTCCATTAAGTTGCTATCTTACTCGGGGACAAGCAAgagtctaatcttggggaagtTGATTAGTTTAAATTGCATCATTTCTTACCTTATGGTTTTTGCACTAGTTACATTAGAATTTTCGTATGCTCTCGCTTGTGCGCACCCTTTAATATGCTTGTTTCGTCAGGATCCCGAAACCTTGAGGAGCGACAGAAACACCTTTCAAAGGTATTATTTTTAATATAAATTCGCTAA
It includes:
- the LOC127346717 gene encoding F-box protein At5g03100-like; the encoded protein is MLPEPQAAARIYQKMSGGDLFDALPDELLNHVLSFLPSREAVNSSLVFRRWRHLWRSTPAIRVRGKGNDFRFFVNSLIVHRDTLPLHSFDIDADGLVIQPDPPYNDPDYEYEGWRGEVDRHMDLWVSYALSADRRARLLKVRLEDDWVPWLPRSDLAFASLHLTTVHLDAVCLFDGLLDFSRCPALQSLALVRCRLRGDTLASASLERLALVQCQSDETMFFDTDCSDERLCIGVSTPRLRLMEISEYYEQEQFLEMMPWLTEDNIRCFS